One Sphingobacteruim zhuxiongii DNA window includes the following coding sequences:
- a CDS encoding type I restriction endonuclease, which yields MEQDLKMKLEQLHQRVDALKDQIGTEEATKNAFVMPFIQILGYDIFNPTEVIPEFICDIGTKKGEKVDYVIKKDNEPIMIIECKHWKEKADAHNSQLHRYYHVSKARFGVLTNGHTYNFYADLEKPNIMDEKPFFTLDLNNLKDSNLKILEKFTKNGYSLESILDSAEGLKYIKAIKTEFEKELQNPSDEFVKLLVSRFFDKPIIASRLAVFKDYTNRAIANYINETISSRLKNALSINDTIPSKDADNVVSIDDNAIVNEKQESIITTEEEIEGFQIIKAILREVIPASRIAQRDTKSYFGILLDDNNRKPIARLHFNATSTKYIELFDQGKDNGERKLITSVDDIYQYKKALLDTIKNYE from the coding sequence ATGGAACAAGATTTAAAAATGAAGCTCGAGCAACTTCATCAGCGTGTTGATGCTCTAAAAGATCAAATAGGCACAGAAGAGGCTACCAAAAATGCATTCGTAATGCCTTTTATTCAAATCTTAGGCTACGATATCTTTAACCCAACTGAAGTCATACCTGAATTTATCTGTGATATAGGAACAAAGAAAGGTGAGAAAGTTGACTACGTAATCAAGAAGGATAATGAGCCCATTATGATTATAGAGTGTAAGCATTGGAAGGAAAAAGCCGATGCTCATAATTCACAACTTCATAGATATTACCATGTCTCAAAGGCAAGATTTGGCGTTCTAACAAATGGTCATACCTATAATTTTTACGCCGACTTGGAAAAGCCCAATATTATGGACGAAAAACCGTTCTTCACGCTTGACCTGAATAACCTGAAAGACTCCAACTTAAAGATATTAGAAAAATTTACGAAGAATGGATATAGTCTAGAAAGTATACTCGATTCCGCTGAAGGGCTAAAATATATTAAGGCAATCAAGACCGAATTTGAAAAAGAATTGCAGAATCCTTCCGATGAATTTGTGAAATTGCTCGTGTCACGATTTTTTGATAAACCAATTATCGCGTCAAGACTTGCGGTATTTAAAGACTATACCAATCGCGCAATAGCCAATTATATTAATGAGACTATTAGTTCGAGACTAAAAAATGCTTTAAGTATAAACGATACTATTCCTTCTAAAGATGCAGACAATGTCGTATCAATCGATGATAATGCGATTGTAAATGAAAAACAGGAGTCTATAATTACTACCGAAGAAGAAATTGAAGGATTCCAAATTATTAAAGCAATCCTAAGGGAAGTTATCCCAGCTTCTAGAATTGCACAACGAGATACTAAATCTTACTTTGGTATATTGCTCGATGATAATAATAGAAAGCCCATAGCACGCCTGCATTTCAATGCTACTAGCACAAAATATATAGAACTCTTTGATCAAGGCAAGGATAATGGTGAAAGAAAGCTTATTACGTCTGTTGATGATATCTATCAATATAAGAAAGCGCTATTGGATACAATTAAGAATTATGAATAG
- a CDS encoding sulfite exporter TauE/SafE family protein, which translates to MWDNALALIPSPMGWVLYFLCAVLIGTSKTGIQNVGTLAVPLFALLFGAKYSTGIVLILLCIADLIAVIYYRKQFNWSEVKKLLPYAMIGLLIGLFTGDHIDDGIFRILMGACIVIGVGIMLWGNRQDKLNKGADLTKKCWYSPVFGLITGFSTMIGNAAGPTLTVYLFSKKLDKFTLVATGAWFIMILNFSKIPLQLFVWKNLSWEGFILNLLAVPFILLGGWIGIKLVKIIPEKEFRVVILSLVVIAALMLIFV; encoded by the coding sequence ATGTGGGATAATGCACTCGCATTAATCCCATCACCAATGGGATGGGTGCTCTACTTTCTTTGTGCGGTGTTAATTGGCACCTCTAAAACAGGAATCCAGAATGTGGGGACACTTGCCGTCCCGCTCTTTGCACTCCTATTTGGCGCAAAGTACTCCACTGGGATTGTACTGATCTTACTATGTATCGCCGATTTAATAGCCGTTATTTATTATCGTAAGCAGTTTAACTGGAGCGAAGTCAAGAAGCTGCTCCCCTATGCGATGATTGGTTTATTGATTGGCCTCTTTACCGGCGATCATATCGATGATGGTATCTTTCGGATACTAATGGGTGCTTGTATTGTTATCGGGGTTGGTATTATGCTCTGGGGTAATCGTCAGGATAAACTAAACAAAGGCGCCGACTTGACCAAAAAGTGCTGGTATTCACCCGTATTTGGACTGATTACGGGATTCTCAACGATGATTGGTAACGCAGCGGGTCCTACGTTAACGGTTTACCTTTTCTCAAAGAAGCTGGATAAGTTCACCTTGGTGGCTACAGGCGCATGGTTTATTATGATCCTCAACTTTTCGAAAATCCCTTTGCAGCTGTTCGTATGGAAGAACCTGTCTTGGGAAGGTTTTATCCTCAATTTATTAGCAGTACCTTTTATCTTATTGGGAGGCTGGATTGGCATTAAATTAGTGAAGATTATTCCCGAAAAGGAATTTAGAGTGGTTATCCTGAGCTTAGTGGTTATTGCCGCATTGATGCTCATCTTCGTCTAG
- a CDS encoding tetratricopeptide repeat protein, which yields MKGFVVLFILISNFCYAQNFRFDKKIYEAVDHWVVFDKQDGDSTYMYGFIYIDQSAGFTFHFGSRFSVRDGVLVGQQEDLTRIIKSRLSANTYPVHLLTDVERQQLKLPVQPDWLKLYKANENTLLYKKSIGLFYNSVGASDRAIPILMSAYDEDPNFAGLVFELAYAYNATQQYNYAIEVLDKAIQAEPTNFWFYRELGYAYKLSGDLSRADSIYRKGISLSNDKAQQAEMGINMVQAYYEKLDRKNFDEWLKIMRKYAEKGTPIEEYLSQFEGNWPIIGSQKED from the coding sequence ATGAAGGGGTTCGTAGTACTATTTATTTTGATTAGCAATTTCTGTTATGCACAGAACTTTCGTTTTGACAAGAAAATCTATGAAGCGGTTGATCACTGGGTTGTTTTTGACAAGCAGGATGGCGACTCGACCTATATGTATGGTTTCATCTATATCGATCAGTCGGCGGGATTTACGTTTCATTTTGGCTCACGCTTTAGCGTTCGTGACGGCGTGCTTGTTGGGCAGCAAGAGGATCTCACGCGTATTATAAAATCGCGCCTATCGGCGAATACTTATCCAGTACATTTATTAACGGATGTTGAGCGGCAGCAGTTGAAATTACCAGTACAGCCGGATTGGTTGAAGCTATATAAAGCAAATGAAAATACGCTATTATACAAAAAGAGCATTGGCTTGTTTTACAATAGCGTTGGTGCTAGTGATCGGGCGATTCCTATCCTGATGTCAGCTTATGATGAGGATCCTAACTTTGCGGGCTTAGTATTTGAATTAGCTTATGCTTATAATGCGACACAGCAATATAACTATGCGATTGAGGTATTGGATAAAGCAATTCAGGCGGAGCCAACGAACTTTTGGTTCTATCGGGAGCTTGGCTATGCCTATAAGCTATCGGGCGATTTGTCGCGTGCCGATTCGATATATCGAAAGGGAATTTCATTGTCGAATGATAAGGCTCAGCAAGCGGAAATGGGGATCAATATGGTTCAAGCCTATTATGAAAAGTTGGATCGTAAAAACTTCGACGAGTGGCTAAAGATAATGCGTAAATATGCGGAGAAGGGTACGCCAATAGAAGAATATCTTAGCCAATTCGAGGGAAACTGGCCTATAATTGGGAGTCAGAAGGAAGATTAA
- a CDS encoding OmpA/MotB family protein → MIKRISIPLVLLSVLFISSCGVNKKTHQALVQQHQDLAELYQKSQVDLAESRSRVKSLEDQLEQERKNNASLKDALARLQATLDNSISNTSQGNANISKLVDEINASNKYIQHLVNTKAKSDSLNMVLTNNLTRSLSREELKDVDVQVLKGVVYISLSDNMLYKSGSYEISDQAGETLSKIAKIIQDYKDYDVLIEGNTDSDPIAKANIRNNWDLSTLRASSVVQALQNNYGVDPKRLTAGGRGQYNPIANNSSPEGKARNRRTQIIITPKLDQFMELIDKAPESAEVPDTTE, encoded by the coding sequence ATGATAAAACGTATAAGTATCCCGTTAGTCTTGTTGAGTGTACTCTTTATTTCCTCATGTGGGGTAAATAAGAAGACTCACCAGGCTTTAGTGCAGCAGCATCAAGACCTTGCTGAATTATATCAAAAGAGTCAAGTTGATCTAGCGGAGAGCCGCTCTAGAGTGAAGAGCTTGGAGGATCAATTGGAGCAAGAGCGTAAGAATAATGCTTCTTTAAAAGACGCATTAGCAAGATTACAAGCAACATTAGACAACAGTATTAGCAATACTTCCCAAGGGAATGCCAATATCTCGAAGCTTGTAGATGAAATCAATGCTTCCAATAAATACATTCAGCACTTAGTGAATACCAAAGCGAAGAGCGATTCCTTGAATATGGTATTGACCAATAACTTAACGCGCTCATTAAGCCGCGAGGAGTTAAAAGATGTAGATGTACAAGTATTAAAAGGTGTGGTTTATATCTCTTTATCGGATAATATGCTTTACAAATCTGGAAGCTATGAGATTTCTGATCAAGCAGGAGAGACCCTATCGAAAATTGCGAAGATTATCCAAGATTACAAGGATTACGATGTGTTGATCGAGGGTAATACGGACTCCGATCCGATTGCTAAGGCAAATATCCGTAACAACTGGGATTTAAGTACCCTACGTGCATCGTCGGTAGTCCAAGCATTACAAAACAATTACGGTGTAGATCCTAAACGCTTAACAGCAGGTGGTCGTGGCCAGTACAACCCAATTGCAAACAACAGTTCGCCAGAAGGGAAAGCTAGAAACCGTAGAACACAAATTATTATTACGCCGAAGTTAGATCAGTTTATGGAATTGATTGACAAGGCTCCTGAATCAGCAGAAGTGCCTGATACAACAGAATAA